A section of the Enterococcus montenegrensis genome encodes:
- a CDS encoding ABC transporter ATP-binding protein: protein MTQLIEINNLQKSFGKFQALKDVSFAVAPGEVVGFIGPNGAGKSTTIRTILGILKKDAGHVQVFGKDAWQDSIEIHKRLSYVPGDVALWGNLTGGEIIDLFMKLHGGGNLQKRDELIQKFELDPRKKAKSYSKGNRQKVGLIAALSVDSDLYILDEPTSGLDPLMEAVFQDEVEKIKNAGKSILLSSHILSEVERLADKVVIIREGKIVETGTLQELRHLTRSTVSLVAKGDVASLADVTGVYDFSQKGTEVKFAIDNKALNTILAAVAKFEVEKFEVVPPTLEDLFIRHYEG, encoded by the coding sequence ATGACGCAGTTAATTGAAATCAATAACTTGCAAAAAAGTTTTGGGAAATTTCAAGCATTAAAAGATGTAAGTTTTGCGGTTGCTCCAGGAGAAGTAGTGGGATTCATTGGCCCCAATGGTGCTGGGAAATCGACAACGATTCGAACGATTTTGGGCATCTTAAAAAAAGATGCGGGCCATGTTCAAGTATTTGGCAAAGATGCTTGGCAAGATAGTATCGAAATTCATAAACGACTATCCTATGTTCCAGGGGATGTCGCCTTGTGGGGAAATTTAACTGGTGGGGAAATTATCGACTTATTTATGAAGTTACATGGAGGCGGTAATTTACAAAAACGAGATGAATTAATTCAAAAATTTGAATTAGATCCACGAAAGAAGGCCAAAAGCTATTCAAAAGGGAACAGGCAAAAAGTCGGGTTGATTGCTGCGTTGTCGGTTGATTCCGATCTTTATATTTTAGATGAACCAACATCTGGTTTAGACCCCCTAATGGAGGCTGTTTTCCAAGATGAGGTAGAAAAAATAAAGAATGCTGGTAAATCTATTTTATTATCTTCTCATATTTTAAGTGAAGTAGAGCGCTTAGCCGATAAAGTTGTTATTATTCGTGAAGGCAAAATAGTAGAAACCGGCACACTCCAAGAATTGCGACATTTGACGCGCTCTACGGTTTCACTCGTAGCAAAAGGCGATGTGGCAAGTTTAGCTGATGTTACTGGTGTTTACGATTTCAGTCAAAAAGGAACAGAAGTAAAATTTGCGATCGATAATAAAGCGTTAAATACTATTTTAGCCGCGGTAGCAAAATTTGAAGTTGAAAAATTTGAAGTTGTACCGCCGACACTGGAAGATTTGTTTATCAGACATTATGAAGGGTGA
- a CDS encoding ABC transporter permease — MAEKFSQWNLLFFQFLKRDWKKIVVWLLGLGLFSGGFVSAFEELSKGQGLVGMYHTMQNPAMIAMIGTTPVSDAKAYTIGAMYANEMLLFCGLFAMVVAALHVISHTRKEEEQGLTELIRSFRVGRQANLLAVLLETFLINVVLGLFIGILMASFHATSIDLKGSLLFGASVALAGILGAVIGLLFAQIMPSSAGATGASLGFIGLLYMVRAVTDISNGDLSKLNPLSWTYLTYPFTKNNWSYLIIGLIFSLIIMLCSFYLEGKRDYNAGFLPEKEGRKNASRALLSIPGWYWRINAGMIISWLVGFAVMGAAYGSVYQDMQSFMEGNELIKQMFVHTGGSLAESFTGTIMMVMVALVVILPVAILNKLFTEESSGRMSQLFSTKVSRLKLYGNSVLLAIISGVAGVFISSACLGATAVSVMKENATMPIQEFFEAGFNLLPVVLFFASLAALCLGFAPKISKVIYAYLGYSFALSYFGGILDLPGWFSNTSALKWLPQLPVADFDFTRFVVISLISCGLFIVGFIGYNRRDLQESA; from the coding sequence ATGGCAGAGAAATTTTCACAATGGAATTTATTATTTTTTCAATTTCTAAAACGCGATTGGAAGAAAATTGTTGTTTGGTTACTGGGTTTAGGGTTATTTAGCGGTGGCTTTGTCTCCGCCTTTGAGGAACTTTCAAAAGGACAAGGGTTAGTGGGAATGTATCACACGATGCAAAATCCAGCCATGATTGCGATGATTGGCACAACACCCGTCTCTGATGCAAAAGCATATACGATTGGTGCAATGTATGCCAATGAAATGCTGCTGTTTTGCGGTTTATTTGCTATGGTAGTGGCCGCTTTACATGTTATTAGTCATACTAGAAAAGAAGAAGAACAAGGTTTAACAGAATTAATTCGTTCATTTCGTGTCGGACGACAAGCCAATTTGCTAGCTGTTTTACTTGAAACTTTTCTAATTAATGTTGTCTTGGGATTATTTATCGGTATTTTAATGGCATCATTTCATGCTACAAGTATCGACCTAAAAGGAAGTTTATTGTTTGGGGCATCAGTAGCATTAGCCGGTATATTGGGTGCTGTAATTGGATTGTTATTCGCACAAATTATGCCTTCATCAGCAGGTGCAACAGGCGCCAGCCTCGGATTTATTGGTCTGTTGTACATGGTGCGGGCTGTAACGGATATCAGTAATGGTGATTTATCAAAATTAAATCCTCTTTCCTGGACGTATCTTACGTACCCATTTACGAAGAATAATTGGTCTTATCTGATAATTGGCTTGATTTTTAGTCTGATCATAATGTTATGTAGCTTCTATCTAGAAGGAAAACGAGATTATAATGCAGGCTTTTTACCAGAAAAAGAAGGGCGCAAAAATGCTAGCAGGGCACTTTTGTCTATACCAGGTTGGTATTGGCGTATTAATGCTGGCATGATCATCAGTTGGCTTGTTGGTTTTGCAGTGATGGGAGCAGCCTATGGTTCTGTTTATCAGGATATGCAAAGCTTCATGGAAGGTAATGAATTAATAAAACAAATGTTTGTGCATACGGGTGGAAGTTTAGCTGAATCCTTTACTGGCACGATCATGATGGTAATGGTAGCGTTAGTGGTGATTTTACCTGTTGCGATTTTAAACAAATTATTCACCGAAGAAAGCAGTGGGCGTATGAGTCAGTTGTTTTCGACTAAAGTTTCTCGTTTAAAACTTTATGGTAATAGTGTTTTATTAGCTATAATCAGTGGTGTGGCTGGCGTTTTCATTAGCTCAGCTTGTCTAGGAGCAACAGCCGTTAGCGTTATGAAAGAAAATGCAACAATGCCGATACAAGAATTTTTTGAAGCTGGTTTTAATTTATTACCAGTCGTCTTGTTCTTTGCTAGTTTAGCGGCATTATGTTTGGGCTTTGCACCAAAAATTAGCAAAGTTATTTACGCATATCTGGGTTATTCCTTTGCGCTAAGTTATTTTGGTGGTATTTTAGATTTACCAGGTTGGTTTAGTAATACTTCTGCTTTAAAATGGTTGCCACAGTTGCCTGTAGCAGATTTTGATTTTACCCGTTTTGTTGTGATTAGCTTAATTAGTTGTGGTTTATTTATAGTTGGATTTATTGGTTATAATCGTCGCGACTTACAAGAATCGGCTTAA
- the sdaAA gene encoding L-serine ammonia-lyase, iron-sulfur-dependent, subunit alpha, producing the protein MFYTIADLVEQAKNYPSVADLMIATEIAVTGRKKEQIIALMERNLTVMENSVAEGVAGVTSVTGLTGGDAKKMDDYLNSGNFLSGDTILTAVRNGIAVNEVNAKMGLICATPTAGSAGVVAGVLLAVRERLNLSHKEQVDFLFTAGAFGLVIANNASISGAEGGCQAEIGSASAMAAAALVCANGGSAHQAAQAVAITLKNMMGLICDPIAGLVEVPCVKRNALGSSQAFISADMALAGIESVIPPDEVVVAMYQVGRKMPSIFKETAEGGLAMTPTAQRLQKEIFAKQE; encoded by the coding sequence ATGTTTTATACAATTGCAGATTTAGTAGAACAAGCTAAAAATTATCCTTCTGTTGCAGATTTAATGATTGCTACTGAAATAGCTGTCACAGGACGAAAAAAAGAACAGATTATCGCATTAATGGAACGTAACTTAACCGTTATGGAAAATTCCGTTGCCGAAGGTGTTGCGGGAGTTACCTCTGTTACAGGTTTAACTGGCGGTGATGCTAAAAAGATGGATGATTACTTAAACAGTGGGAATTTTTTAAGTGGTGATACAATTTTAACGGCTGTCAGAAACGGCATCGCCGTCAACGAGGTCAATGCCAAAATGGGCTTAATCTGCGCTACCCCTACTGCTGGTAGTGCTGGGGTCGTAGCTGGGGTTTTACTGGCGGTACGTGAGCGTTTAAATTTAAGTCACAAAGAACAAGTGGACTTTCTTTTTACTGCTGGCGCATTTGGTTTAGTGATTGCCAATAACGCTTCGATTTCTGGAGCTGAAGGTGGTTGCCAGGCAGAAATCGGGTCTGCTAGTGCAATGGCCGCAGCGGCTTTAGTTTGTGCTAACGGAGGCAGTGCCCATCAAGCAGCCCAAGCAGTGGCGATTACTTTAAAAAATATGATGGGTTTAATTTGTGATCCAATTGCTGGTTTAGTCGAGGTGCCTTGTGTGAAGCGTAATGCATTAGGTTCTTCTCAAGCTTTTATTTCCGCTGATATGGCCTTAGCCGGAATTGAAAGTGTCATCCCACCAGATGAAGTGGTAGTTGCAATGTATCAAGTCGGACGTAAAATGCCTTCTATCTTTAAAGAAACAGCAGAAGGCGGTTTAGCCATGACCCCTACGGCCCAACGATTGCAAAAAGAAATTTTTGCGAAACAAGAATAA
- the sdaAB gene encoding L-serine ammonia-lyase, iron-sulfur-dependent subunit beta — MEQLKYRSVFDIIGPVMVGPSSSHTAGAARIGKVIRSIFGEQPDSVDIYLYESFAKTYRGHGTDIALVGGLLGMEPDDARLADSLKIAYENGMEVYFIPKSEKAEHPNSVKMVLHKGERTLSVTGKSIGGGNIQISELNGFKISLSMGTPTFITVHQDVPGMIAKVTNILSKRGANIGTMTVTRESKGEKAIMIIEVDEPQPGICEQLKALDHMYTVNYFD, encoded by the coding sequence ATGGAACAGCTGAAATATCGCAGCGTTTTCGACATTATCGGACCTGTCATGGTCGGCCCTAGCAGTTCTCATACTGCCGGTGCGGCTCGAATTGGGAAAGTTATTCGCAGTATTTTTGGCGAGCAGCCTGATAGTGTTGATATTTATTTATATGAATCGTTTGCCAAAACTTATCGCGGTCACGGAACAGACATCGCATTAGTTGGTGGTTTGTTGGGGATGGAGCCAGATGATGCCCGTTTGGCAGACTCTTTAAAAATCGCTTACGAAAATGGTATGGAAGTATACTTCATTCCTAAAAGTGAAAAGGCGGAACATCCCAACTCAGTCAAAATGGTCCTGCATAAAGGTGAGCGAACATTATCTGTAACCGGCAAATCAATTGGCGGTGGCAATATTCAAATTTCCGAGTTAAATGGTTTTAAAATTTCTTTATCTATGGGAACACCAACCTTTATTACAGTTCATCAAGATGTGCCAGGTATGATTGCTAAAGTTACCAATATCTTATCAAAACGTGGGGCAAATATCGGTACCATGACTGTCACGCGGGAGTCAAAAGGTGAAAAAGCGATTATGATTATTGAAGTTGATGAGCCGCAACCAGGTATTTGTGAGCAGTTAAAAGCTTTGGATCACATGTATACTGTTAATTATTTTGATTAA
- a CDS encoding glucosamine-6-phosphate deaminase, with protein MKLIIEKDYEAMSQVAANILLGLMSESRRVNLAITAGNTPKRLYEIMVPQVKGRPYFENVHYYNFDEIPIVGSQGYGITMRNLNDLYFGPANIKKEQLHPLDETNWQTQDARLKEAGGLDLILMGIGADGHFCGNMPGWTKFGSETYAVDISDADEARESLAAEVDGNLSKVPNEFYTMGPKSVMAAKHLVMFANGKKKAAIVKKAFFGEVTEDIPSSILQLHPNLTLILDQEAASELTNQN; from the coding sequence ATGAAACTAATTATTGAAAAAGATTATGAAGCCATGAGCCAAGTAGCCGCCAATATTTTACTAGGTTTAATGAGTGAAAGTCGTCGTGTTAATTTGGCGATTACTGCGGGCAATACACCCAAACGACTATACGAGATCATGGTGCCTCAAGTAAAAGGGCGCCCTTATTTTGAAAATGTTCATTATTATAATTTTGACGAAATTCCAATTGTCGGTAGCCAAGGTTATGGCATTACCATGCGCAATTTAAATGACCTGTACTTTGGACCAGCTAATATAAAAAAAGAGCAGTTGCATCCATTAGATGAAACAAATTGGCAAACACAAGATGCGCGTCTAAAGGAAGCTGGTGGCTTGGATCTAATTTTAATGGGCATTGGTGCAGATGGCCATTTTTGTGGAAATATGCCTGGTTGGACAAAATTTGGCTCTGAGACATATGCTGTGGATATTTCTGATGCCGATGAAGCCAGAGAGTCATTGGCCGCAGAAGTTGATGGCAATTTAAGTAAAGTTCCCAATGAGTTTTACACGATGGGACCAAAAAGCGTAATGGCGGCAAAACACTTAGTCATGTTTGCCAACGGTAAGAAAAAAGCAGCAATCGTCAAAAAAGCATTTTTTGGTGAAGTAACAGAAGATATACCATCTTCAATTTTACAATTACACCCGAATTTAACGCTAATTTTAGATCAAGAAGCAGCCAGCGAATTAACTAATCAGAACTAG
- the rplK gene encoding 50S ribosomal protein L11, translating into MAKKVEKIVKLQIPAGKATPAPPVGPALGQAGINIMGFTKEFNARTADQAGLIIPVVISVYEDRSFTFVTKTPPAAVLLKKAAGVEKGSGEPNKTKVAKVTRDQVKEIAETKMADLNAADVEAAMRMVEGTARSMGITVE; encoded by the coding sequence GTGGCAAAGAAAGTTGAAAAAATCGTTAAATTGCAAATTCCTGCAGGTAAAGCAACACCAGCTCCACCAGTAGGTCCTGCGCTAGGTCAAGCGGGTATCAACATCATGGGCTTCACAAAAGAATTTAACGCCCGTACTGCTGATCAAGCAGGTTTAATCATTCCAGTTGTGATCTCTGTATATGAAGACCGTTCATTTACATTCGTCACAAAAACACCACCAGCTGCAGTATTATTGAAAAAAGCTGCCGGTGTTGAAAAAGGTTCAGGCGAACCAAACAAAACTAAAGTTGCAAAAGTTACGCGTGATCAAGTTAAAGAAATCGCTGAAACTAAAATGGCTGACCTAAACGCTGCTGATGTAGAAGCTGCTATGCGCATGGTCGAAGGTACTGCACGAAGCATGGGGATCACTGTAGAATAA
- the rplA gene encoding 50S ribosomal protein L1: MAKKSKKMQEALKKVDATKAYSVEEAVALAKETNIAKFDATVEVAYKLNVDPKKADQQIRGAVVLPNGTGKTQTVLVFAKGEKAKEAEAAGADFVGDDDMVQKIQGGWFDFDVVVATPDMMATVGKLGRVLGPKGLMPNPKTGTVTMDVTKAVNEVKAGKVTYRVDKAGNVHVPIGKVSFEDDKLVENFKTINDVLVKAKPSAAKGQYIKNISVTTTFGPGVHVDQASF, encoded by the coding sequence ATGGCTAAAAAGAGCAAAAAAATGCAAGAAGCATTAAAAAAAGTTGACGCAACTAAAGCTTACTCTGTTGAAGAAGCTGTTGCTTTGGCAAAAGAAACAAATATCGCAAAATTCGACGCAACGGTTGAAGTTGCATACAAATTAAATGTTGACCCTAAAAAAGCGGATCAACAAATCCGTGGTGCTGTTGTATTACCAAACGGTACTGGTAAAACACAAACTGTTTTAGTTTTTGCTAAAGGCGAAAAAGCTAAAGAAGCAGAAGCAGCAGGCGCTGACTTTGTTGGCGACGACGACATGGTTCAAAAAATCCAAGGTGGATGGTTTGACTTTGACGTAGTTGTGGCAACACCAGATATGATGGCTACTGTCGGTAAATTAGGTCGTGTTTTAGGCCCTAAAGGTTTAATGCCTAACCCTAAAACTGGTACAGTTACAATGGACGTTACAAAAGCTGTTAACGAAGTAAAAGCTGGTAAAGTTACTTACCGTGTTGACAAAGCTGGTAACGTGCACGTGCCAATCGGTAAAGTTTCATTTGAAGATGACAAATTAGTTGAAAACTTCAAAACAATTAACGATGTGTTAGTGAAAGCTAAACCATCAGCTGCAAAAGGTCAATATATCAAAAACATTTCAGTGACTACAACATTTGGTCCTGGTGTTCACGTTGACCAAGCTTCATTTTAA
- the rplJ gene encoding 50S ribosomal protein L10 — protein MSEAAIAKKAQIVDEVAEKFNAAASVVIADYRGLTVEEVTTLRKQLREAGVEMKVIKNSILSRAAKQAGLEGLDEVFTGPTAVAFSNDDVVAPAKIMDEFSKDAKALELKGGIIEGKVASLEEITALAKLPNREGLLSMLLSVLQAPVRNVAYAVNAVAESKDGDAA, from the coding sequence GTGAGTGAAGCAGCAATCGCTAAAAAAGCGCAAATCGTTGACGAAGTTGCTGAAAAATTCAATGCAGCTGCATCTGTTGTAATCGCTGATTACCGTGGATTAACTGTTGAAGAAGTAACAACTTTACGTAAACAATTGCGTGAAGCAGGCGTTGAAATGAAAGTTATCAAAAACTCTATCCTTTCTCGCGCTGCAAAACAAGCCGGCTTAGAAGGTTTGGACGAAGTTTTCACAGGTCCTACTGCCGTTGCATTTAGTAACGACGACGTAGTTGCACCAGCGAAAATCATGGACGAATTTTCAAAAGACGCAAAAGCATTAGAATTAAAAGGCGGTATCATTGAAGGTAAAGTGGCTTCTTTAGAAGAAATCACAGCTTTGGCAAAATTACCAAACCGCGAAGGACTACTTTCTATGTTGCTATCTGTACTACAAGCGCCAGTCCGCAACGTGGCTTACGCTGTCAACGCAGTGGCAGAAAGCAAAGATGGAGATGCAGCCTAA
- the rplL gene encoding 50S ribosomal protein L7/L12 has protein sequence MALNIENIVEELKGATILELNDLVKAIEEEFGVSAAAPVAVAAAGAAGAAEEQTEFTVELTSAGDQKVKVIKAVREATGLGLKEAKALVDGAPAPIKEAVSKEEAEELKGKLEEVGASVTVK, from the coding sequence ATGGCATTGAATATCGAAAACATTGTCGAAGAGCTAAAAGGCGCGACAATCTTAGAATTAAACGACTTAGTTAAAGCTATCGAAGAAGAATTTGGCGTATCTGCAGCAGCTCCTGTAGCTGTAGCTGCAGCTGGTGCTGCTGGTGCAGCAGAAGAACAAACAGAATTTACTGTTGAATTAACTTCAGCTGGCGACCAAAAAGTTAAAGTTATCAAAGCAGTTCGTGAAGCAACTGGCTTAGGCTTGAAAGAAGCTAAAGCATTAGTTGATGGCGCTCCTGCACCAATCAAAGAAGCAGTTTCTAAAGAAGAAGCTGAAGAATTGAAAGGCAAACTTGAAGAAGTTGGCGCATCTGTAACAGTTAAATAA